A single genomic interval of Flavobacterium sp. N2820 harbors:
- a CDS encoding cupin domain-containing protein: MKKYFIQKAPFIVPTTDGKLIEEHHGLATTNNSAISIAHMIAPPGWSEPFQTPEFEEYTYIIKGKKQFIIEDEVVILEAGQSIKIEKNNRVQYSNPFEEPCEYLAICTPAFSMDSVNREE; encoded by the coding sequence ATGAAAAAATATTTTATTCAAAAAGCACCATTTATAGTTCCAACTACTGATGGAAAATTGATTGAAGAACACCATGGATTGGCAACCACAAACAATTCCGCAATTTCAATTGCTCACATGATAGCACCACCAGGCTGGAGTGAACCTTTTCAAACTCCAGAATTTGAAGAATACACGTATATCATTAAAGGAAAAAAGCAATTCATTATTGAAGATGAAGTGGTGATTTTAGAAGCAGGTCAATCGATAAAAATTGAGAAAAACAATCGTGTTCAATATTCAAATCCGTTTGAAGAACCGTGTGAATATTTAGCGATTTGTACGCCAGCTTTTAGTATGGATTCTGTTAATAGAGAAGAATAA
- a CDS encoding class I SAM-dependent methyltransferase, which produces MKDLFGKAILDYQTNNSPEDLITETSISEADEMSVAYLFRSYAEMPKLEQKALQLAKGKVLDVGCGAGSHSLYLQNELNLDVTAIDISANAIKACELRGLKKAKVQDIMQLDGEKYDTILLLMNGAGMCGKLKNIPNFLQKLKSLVTDNGQILVDSSDIIYMFDEDEDGGKWIPTDVDYYGEVIFDIEYKGEKEASFDWMYIDYNTLQNAAVANGLQCELILEGEHFDYLARLTL; this is translated from the coding sequence ATGAAAGATCTTTTCGGAAAAGCCATTTTAGATTACCAAACGAATAATTCTCCCGAAGATTTAATCACAGAAACTTCTATTTCGGAAGCCGATGAAATGAGCGTTGCCTATTTGTTTCGTTCCTATGCCGAAATGCCAAAACTGGAGCAAAAAGCATTACAATTGGCTAAAGGAAAAGTTTTAGATGTAGGTTGTGGCGCTGGAAGTCATTCGTTATACCTACAAAACGAATTGAATTTGGATGTTACAGCAATTGATATTTCTGCAAATGCGATAAAAGCTTGTGAACTTCGTGGCTTGAAAAAAGCAAAAGTGCAAGACATAATGCAACTTGATGGAGAAAAATATGACACAATCTTGCTATTAATGAATGGCGCTGGCATGTGTGGTAAATTAAAAAATATTCCGAATTTCCTTCAAAAACTGAAATCATTAGTAACAGATAATGGTCAAATTTTAGTAGACAGTTCTGATATTATTTATATGTTTGACGAAGATGAAGATGGTGGAAAATGGATTCCAACCGATGTTGATTATTATGGAGAAGTTATTTTTGATATTGAATACAAAGGTGAAAAAGAAGCTTCTTTTGATTGGATGTATATTGATTATAATACGTTACAAAATGCGGCTGTTGCCAATGGTTTACAATGCGAATTGATATTAGAAGGCGAGCATTTTGATTATTTGGCGAGGCTAACCTTATAA
- a CDS encoding 7-carboxy-7-deazaguanine synthase QueE, which translates to MLQKETQLAVEKGEMLPLMEEFYTIQGEGYHTGTAAYFIRIGGCDVGCHWCDVKESWNAELHPPTNTDIIVANAKKYADTVVVTGGEPLTWDMTLLTSKLKAQNLKVHIETSGAYEVSGTWDWFCLSPKKNKLPVQSAYDIANELKVIIYNKHDFTFAEEQAARVNPNAILFLQPEWSKKEEMTPLIVDYVMNNPKWRVSLQTHKYLNIP; encoded by the coding sequence ATGTTACAAAAAGAAACACAGTTGGCGGTTGAAAAAGGCGAAATGTTGCCTTTAATGGAGGAGTTTTACACGATTCAAGGTGAAGGATATCATACTGGAACGGCTGCTTATTTTATTAGAATTGGCGGTTGTGATGTTGGTTGTCATTGGTGTGATGTGAAAGAAAGTTGGAATGCGGAATTGCATCCGCCAACGAATACTGATATTATTGTTGCTAATGCCAAAAAATACGCTGATACGGTTGTAGTTACAGGCGGAGAACCTTTGACTTGGGATATGACGCTGTTGACTTCCAAACTGAAAGCTCAAAATTTAAAAGTACATATTGAAACTTCGGGAGCGTATGAAGTTTCGGGAACTTGGGATTGGTTTTGTTTGTCACCAAAGAAAAATAAATTACCTGTTCAAAGTGCTTATGATATTGCTAACGAATTAAAAGTAATCATCTACAACAAGCACGATTTTACTTTTGCTGAAGAACAAGCAGCAAGAGTAAATCCGAATGCTATTTTATTTTTACAACCTGAATGGAGCAAAAAAGAAGAAATGACACCGTTAATCGTAGATTATGTAATGAATAACCCGAAATGGAGAGTTTCGTTACAAACCCATAAATACTTGAATATTCCTTAA
- a CDS encoding YkgJ family cysteine cluster protein, translated as MLKPNLNELGKLAKDTHIETKKYFDKLKKKTPKNLDYVMQDLHDAEFKKTDCLECANCCKTTGPLFTAADIERISKSFRQKPQQFIDQYLRIDEDKDYVLKSVPCTFLDSDNKCFIYDVRPKACREFPHTDRKKFNQITDLTLLNVAICPAAFNIVEKMKAKMPL; from the coding sequence ATGCTAAAGCCAAATTTAAACGAACTCGGAAAACTTGCCAAAGATACGCATATCGAAACCAAAAAGTATTTTGACAAGCTAAAAAAGAAAACTCCCAAGAATTTGGATTATGTAATGCAAGATTTACACGATGCCGAATTCAAAAAAACGGATTGTTTGGAGTGTGCCAATTGTTGCAAAACAACTGGACCGTTGTTTACGGCGGCCGATATTGAACGAATTTCGAAAAGTTTTCGTCAAAAACCACAGCAGTTTATTGACCAATATCTTCGCATTGATGAAGATAAAGATTATGTCTTGAAAAGTGTTCCGTGTACGTTTTTAGATAGCGACAACAAATGCTTTATCTACGATGTCCGCCCAAAAGCCTGCCGAGAATTCCCTCACACCGATAGAAAAAAATTCAATCAAATCACAGATTTGACGTTGTTAAATGTAGCTATATGTCCAGCGGCGTTTAATATTGTGGAGAAAATGAAAGCCAAAATGCCTTTATAA
- a CDS encoding PH domain-containing protein, with translation MKIYKSKVDWWLIILIGCVFGYPIIDGIWTNEYFLSAISAFVLVLFFLLAKTIKYRIEGENLMIWNTKIEIKSIRKIYRTNNPLSSPALSLDRLAIVYNKFDEILISPKERNEFIDELLKINPSIEIQD, from the coding sequence ATGAAAATTTATAAATCAAAAGTCGATTGGTGGTTGATTATTCTTATAGGATGTGTTTTTGGTTATCCAATTATAGATGGAATTTGGACAAACGAGTATTTTTTATCTGCAATATCTGCATTTGTGCTAGTTTTATTTTTCTTGCTTGCAAAGACAATTAAATATAGGATAGAAGGTGAAAATTTAATGATTTGGAACACAAAAATTGAGATTAAATCAATCCGTAAAATATATAGAACAAATAATCCGTTAAGTTCACCCGCTCTTTCATTAGATAGACTTGCAATTGTTTACAATAAATTTGATGAAATTCTTATTTCACCCAAAGAAAGAAATGAATTTATAGATGAGTTGTTAAAAATAAATCCAAGTATTGAAATCCAAGACTAA
- a CDS encoding DUF1343 domain-containing protein, which produces MTSKLFFKSTLLFFSLLIVSCGSSKKAIPQKKSSTDNATLTSTSTDVAFKTGAENIESYLHLLKDKRVGIVTNQTGILSKEKHLVDFLIEQNIYLQKIYAPEHGFRGTADAGELIVDGKDTKTNLPIISLYGNNKKPKPEQLEGIDILVFDLQDVGARFYTYISSLHYVMEACAENNIPLLVLDRPNPNGSIIDGPILEKEHTSFVGMHEIPVLHGMTIGEYAKMINGENWLKDSLQCDLKVAPCLNYSHEMKYSLPVKPSPNLPNDQSINLYASLCFFEGTNVSVGRGTEKQFQIYGSPFLPESEFDFSFTPQPNFGAKDPVHNGKLCFGEDLTEIRKVHRLELKWLLKAYENTTDKTVFFNDFFTKLAGTKKLREQIEAGMTEKEIRKTWQEGLERFNKVRAKYLIYF; this is translated from the coding sequence ATGACATCTAAATTATTTTTCAAAAGTACATTATTATTTTTTTCTTTACTAATCGTTTCGTGTGGAAGTAGTAAAAAGGCTATTCCACAGAAAAAATCGAGTACTGATAATGCAACTTTGACTTCCACTTCAACAGATGTTGCTTTTAAAACCGGTGCCGAAAACATTGAAAGCTATTTGCATTTGTTGAAAGATAAACGCGTTGGAATTGTCACAAATCAAACAGGAATTCTTTCGAAAGAGAAACATTTGGTTGATTTTTTAATCGAACAAAACATCTATCTTCAGAAAATTTATGCTCCCGAACACGGTTTTAGAGGAACAGCTGATGCTGGCGAATTAATCGTTGACGGAAAAGACACCAAAACAAATTTACCGATTATCTCCCTTTACGGAAACAATAAAAAGCCAAAACCAGAGCAATTAGAAGGAATTGACATCTTGGTTTTTGATTTGCAGGATGTAGGTGCACGATTTTACACTTATATATCTTCGTTGCATTATGTGATGGAAGCTTGTGCAGAAAATAATATTCCGCTTTTAGTTTTAGATCGACCAAATCCGAATGGAAGCATTATTGATGGTCCAATTTTAGAAAAGGAACACACAAGTTTTGTGGGAATGCACGAAATTCCTGTTTTGCATGGCATGACAATTGGTGAATATGCCAAAATGATTAATGGCGAAAATTGGTTAAAAGATAGTTTACAATGTGATTTAAAAGTGGCACCTTGTTTGAACTATTCGCATGAAATGAAATATAGTTTACCTGTGAAGCCTTCGCCAAACTTACCAAACGATCAATCCATTAATTTATATGCAAGTTTGTGCTTTTTTGAAGGAACAAATGTGAGTGTAGGTCGTGGCACCGAAAAGCAATTCCAAATTTATGGTTCGCCCTTTTTACCTGAAAGTGAATTTGATTTTAGTTTTACTCCGCAACCTAATTTTGGAGCAAAAGACCCAGTTCATAATGGAAAATTATGCTTTGGCGAAGATTTAACCGAAATTAGAAAAGTGCATCGATTAGAATTAAAATGGCTATTGAAAGCTTACGAAAATACCACAGACAAAACCGTTTTCTTCAACGATTTCTTCACCAAATTAGCTGGAACCAAAAAACTCCGTGAACAAATTGAAGCCGGAATGACCGAAAAAGAAATTAGAAAAACTTGGCAAGAAGGTTTGGAGCGATTTAATAAAGTTAGAGCGAAGTATTTGATTTATTTTTAG
- a CDS encoding FAD-dependent oxidoreductase, whose amino-acid sequence MQTPQKIAVVGSGLVGTLLAVYLKRAGHTVHVYDRSPDIRTVEFSGRSINLVMSNRGWKALEDVGLDEEIRKIGIPVDKRAIHLQDGKLNYQYYGKEGEAIFSLSRGVLNRKMVDLAETEGVEFFFERKIWDVTLATATLWEGETEQGDWTELKYDKVFGADGAFSRIRHRMQRQSMFDYSQEFMKIGYKELHIPANADGSPKIDIHSLHIWPRGNFMLMGLANLDNSFTCTLFMPIEGENSFESLTNEEKLVSFFATYFPDTKDVIPDLVRDFFRNPNSYLAVMKCFPWTFNDKIALIGDSAHAIVPFYGHGMNAGFEDITILNELMQKYGDDWDRIFKAYETSRKPNADAIAELSRRNFEEMSAKTADANFLLQKKIEKWFSEKHPEKWMPLYSRVTFSLQPYSEAMAIGDFQNEIMQEVLKMDNIQENWNSEEVENKILELLK is encoded by the coding sequence ATGCAAACGCCACAAAAAATTGCTGTCGTAGGTTCTGGATTAGTAGGAACTTTATTAGCAGTCTATTTAAAAAGAGCCGGACATACAGTACATGTTTATGACAGAAGTCCCGATATTAGAACAGTTGAGTTTTCGGGGCGTTCCATTAATTTGGTAATGTCAAATCGTGGTTGGAAAGCCTTGGAAGATGTTGGTTTAGATGAAGAAATTAGAAAAATTGGAATTCCAGTAGATAAAAGAGCTATTCATTTACAAGATGGCAAGCTAAATTATCAATATTATGGTAAAGAAGGAGAAGCTATTTTTTCATTATCTCGAGGTGTTTTGAACCGAAAAATGGTTGATTTAGCTGAAACTGAAGGAGTGGAATTTTTCTTTGAACGTAAAATTTGGGATGTAACATTAGCTACAGCAACTTTATGGGAAGGAGAAACGGAACAAGGTGATTGGACCGAATTAAAATACGATAAAGTTTTTGGAGCCGATGGTGCTTTTTCAAGAATTAGACACAGAATGCAACGCCAATCGATGTTTGATTATTCGCAAGAATTCATGAAAATTGGTTACAAAGAATTGCATATTCCTGCTAATGCAGATGGTTCTCCAAAAATTGATATTCATTCGTTACACATTTGGCCAAGAGGCAATTTCATGTTGATGGGATTGGCTAACTTAGACAACTCGTTTACCTGTACTTTATTTATGCCGATTGAAGGCGAAAATTCGTTTGAATCCTTAACAAATGAAGAAAAATTAGTATCGTTTTTCGCGACTTATTTTCCAGATACAAAAGATGTGATTCCAGATTTAGTGCGTGATTTTTTCAGAAATCCGAACAGTTATTTGGCGGTTATGAAATGTTTTCCTTGGACATTTAATGATAAAATTGCTTTAATTGGTGATTCAGCGCATGCAATTGTACCTTTCTACGGTCACGGAATGAATGCAGGATTTGAAGATATTACGATTCTGAATGAATTGATGCAAAAATATGGCGATGATTGGGATCGAATTTTTAAAGCATATGAAACTTCAAGAAAGCCAAACGCTGATGCCATTGCAGAACTTTCCAGAAGAAATTTTGAAGAAATGAGTGCTAAAACAGCTGATGCTAATTTTTTATTGCAAAAGAAAATCGAAAAATGGTTCTCTGAAAAACATCCCGAAAAATGGATGCCATTGTATAGTCGGGTAACTTTTAGTCTACAACCTTATTCAGAAGCTATGGCAATTGGCGATTTTCAAAATGAAATCATGCAAGAAGTTTTAAAAATGGATAATATTCAAGAAAATTGGAATTCAGAAGAAGTTGAAAATAAGATTTTAGAATTATTAAAATAA
- a CDS encoding DUF2256 domain-containing protein, with protein MAHKKVNLPEKICKTCQFPFSWRKKWEKNWDEVQYCSDKCRMNKNK; from the coding sequence ATGGCGCATAAAAAAGTAAATCTTCCAGAAAAAATATGTAAAACCTGTCAATTCCCTTTTTCGTGGCGCAAAAAATGGGAGAAAAACTGGGACGAAGTTCAGTATTGTAGTGATAAATGCAGAATGAATAAAAATAAATAA
- a CDS encoding DASH family cryptochrome has product MNGIIWFRNDLRTIDNHSLYNACRESEKVIGVYCLDPRHYETTPFGFKKTEKFRTKFLLQTLHELQQNLLEKNIRLLIYYGYPEQLIPEISAKYQIDTIYSQNEWTREEILVEQEIRNLITVNWKTYYDQFLFHPDDVPFDDWGKIPEVFTDFRKQLEKKIRVRPTVSISAKPQSNLIEETTPIPGLEDLGIENFKQPEKTAFPFKGGEIQAKKRIKEYFWDSNKLSVYKKTRNGLVGKNYSSKLSAWLANGSISARTIYWEVQQYEKKIVKNEDTYWLIFELIWRDYFKYISLKHGNKLFKLSGILEKEYKWNQNPKALNQWINGNTPEHFVNANMIEIQKTGWMSNRGRQNVASYWAKEWEQDWRIGAAYFESLLIDYDVHSNYGNWMYNAGVGNDPRDRKFNIKRQAELYDADGKFQKMWLIPELF; this is encoded by the coding sequence ATGAACGGAATAATATGGTTTAGAAACGATTTGCGCACGATTGACAATCATTCGTTGTACAATGCTTGTAGAGAAAGCGAAAAAGTAATTGGAGTATATTGCTTAGATCCAAGACATTATGAAACCACACCTTTTGGGTTTAAAAAAACAGAAAAGTTTAGAACTAAATTTTTACTACAAACTTTACATGAATTACAGCAAAATTTACTAGAAAAAAACATAAGACTACTAATTTATTATGGTTATCCAGAACAATTAATTCCAGAAATTTCTGCAAAATACCAAATTGATACCATCTACTCCCAAAACGAATGGACAAGAGAAGAAATTTTGGTAGAACAAGAAATTCGTAATTTGATAACTGTGAATTGGAAAACCTATTACGACCAATTTTTATTTCATCCTGATGATGTTCCATTTGACGATTGGGGAAAAATTCCAGAAGTTTTTACCGATTTCAGAAAGCAATTGGAAAAGAAAATTCGTGTGCGACCAACGGTATCTATTTCAGCCAAACCACAAAGTAATTTAATTGAAGAAACTACACCCATTCCGGGTTTAGAAGATTTAGGAATAGAAAACTTTAAGCAACCCGAAAAAACAGCATTCCCATTTAAAGGCGGAGAAATTCAAGCAAAAAAAAGAATCAAAGAGTATTTTTGGGACAGCAATAAATTATCGGTTTACAAAAAAACGAGAAATGGTCTAGTTGGGAAAAATTATAGCTCTAAATTATCAGCATGGCTAGCCAATGGAAGTATTTCGGCACGAACAATTTATTGGGAAGTACAACAATATGAAAAAAAAATCGTAAAAAATGAAGATACCTATTGGTTAATTTTTGAATTAATTTGGCGCGATTATTTTAAATATATTTCATTAAAACATGGAAATAAACTCTTTAAATTAAGTGGCATTTTAGAAAAAGAATATAAATGGAATCAAAACCCAAAAGCTCTTAATCAATGGATAAACGGCAATACACCTGAACATTTTGTAAATGCCAATATGATTGAAATACAAAAAACAGGTTGGATGAGCAATCGTGGACGTCAAAATGTGGCAAGTTATTGGGCAAAAGAATGGGAACAAGATTGGCGTATCGGCGCTGCCTATTTTGAAAGCTTGCTGATTGATTACGATGTGCACAGCAATTACGGAAATTGGATGTACAATGCTGGTGTTGGCAATGACCCAAGAGATAGAAAATTCAACATAAAACGTCAAGCAGAACTATATGATGCCGATGGCAAATTCCAAAAAATGTGGTTAATTCCTGAATTATTTTAA
- a CDS encoding energy transducer TonB codes for MKKFLLLAVFVLFSNLSFSQLGGEDEVYLGGDFIEAKFQNGGIDAFYDYIIQNFDTGTIEKKGQIVFEFTVNDKGEVKNIKIIRQLGDNSSMELIRVLRKAPKWQPASRGGKAVSFNLKMPLTFK; via the coding sequence ATGAAGAAGTTTTTATTATTAGCTGTATTTGTTTTGTTTTCTAATCTAAGTTTTTCTCAATTAGGAGGAGAAGATGAAGTGTATTTAGGTGGAGATTTTATCGAAGCCAAATTTCAAAATGGTGGAATTGATGCGTTTTATGATTATATCATTCAAAATTTTGATACAGGTACAATTGAAAAAAAAGGTCAAATTGTATTTGAATTTACGGTTAACGATAAAGGAGAAGTAAAAAATATTAAGATTATTAGACAATTAGGCGATAATTCGTCAATGGAATTAATACGTGTTTTGAGAAAAGCACCAAAATGGCAGCCAGCTTCTAGAGGAGGGAAAGCCGTTAGTTTTAACCTAAAAATGCCATTGACTTTTAAATAG
- a CDS encoding flavin reductase family protein translates to MRKITKDELFYMSKVPRLNLVNCVTGYKSANLIGSVSVEGNLNVAIFSSVTHLGSEPPLLGFILRPTTVPRDTYNNIKETGYFTVNHITEEMIADAHHTSSSYEEHISEFDKTNLEPEFIDNHKVPFVKGSPVQLLCKYVNEYKIEENDCIHIIASIETIYVAEKLFHDDNWMQLDRGNVVAINGLDGYAVPKIVDRFHYARPDKPSTSML, encoded by the coding sequence ATGCGAAAGATTACGAAAGATGAATTATTTTATATGTCTAAAGTTCCTCGATTGAACTTGGTAAATTGTGTTACAGGTTATAAATCGGCTAACTTAATTGGAAGTGTTTCTGTAGAAGGTAATTTGAATGTTGCTATATTTAGTAGTGTTACTCATTTAGGAAGCGAACCACCTTTGTTAGGTTTTATTTTGAGACCTACGACAGTTCCTAGAGACACATATAACAACATCAAAGAAACTGGATACTTTACAGTAAATCACATTACAGAAGAAATGATCGCTGATGCACATCACACTTCATCTAGTTATGAAGAACATATTTCAGAATTTGATAAAACCAATTTAGAGCCTGAATTTATCGATAATCACAAAGTGCCTTTTGTAAAAGGAAGTCCGGTACAATTATTATGCAAATATGTGAACGAATACAAAATTGAAGAAAACGATTGTATTCATATCATTGCTTCGATTGAAACGATTTATGTGGCTGAAAAACTCTTTCATGATGACAATTGGATGCAACTTGATCGAGGAAATGTTGTAGCAATAAATGGCTTAGATGGTTATGCTGTTCCAAAAATTGTTGACCGTTTTCATTATGCGCGACCAGATAAACCATCAACTTCGATGCTATAA
- a CDS encoding DUF853 domain-containing protein produces MSKTEDFSKHINDGYTCKGEFITLGGGILDGEAVPNTHVKIPLKTLNRHGLIAGATGTGKTKTIQVLSEQLSLNGIPVLMMDIKGDFSGIAMPGEEKSFITERHEKITLPYETKGFPVELMTISEQNGVRLRATVSEFGPVLFSRILDLNDTQSGVVSIIFKYCDDNSLPLLDLKDFKKVLQYATEDGKEEFEAEYGRISTSSTGSILRKIIELEQQGAELFFGEKSFDIQDLMRVDENGNGYINIMRLTDIQDKPKLFSTFMLSLLAEIYNTMPEQGDAGQPELVIFIDEAHLIFDEASKALLNQIETIVKLIRSKGIGVYFITQNPMDVPTGVLAQLGLKIQHALRAFTANDRKAIKMTAENYPDTDFYETDEVLTSLGIGEAFVTALSEKGTPTPLVATMMRAPMSRMDVLTDDEIEDSIAKSKLAKKYNEIVDRDSAYELLNKKIAEAQEVAAEQEAEKPTRKTKEEPSTAEVIGKSVTKVVTSASFIRGAFGLLMKMFKR; encoded by the coding sequence ATGAGCAAAACAGAAGATTTTAGCAAACATATAAACGATGGATATACTTGCAAAGGCGAATTTATCACATTAGGTGGCGGAATTTTAGATGGTGAAGCGGTTCCAAACACACATGTGAAAATCCCTTTAAAAACATTAAACCGTCATGGATTAATCGCTGGTGCAACTGGAACTGGAAAAACAAAAACCATTCAAGTACTATCGGAACAATTATCGCTAAATGGAATTCCTGTTTTGATGATGGATATTAAAGGAGATTTTTCAGGAATTGCCATGCCAGGTGAAGAAAAATCATTCATTACAGAACGTCATGAAAAAATTACTCTTCCATATGAAACTAAAGGATTTCCGGTGGAATTAATGACGATTTCTGAACAAAATGGTGTTCGATTAAGAGCAACAGTTTCTGAATTTGGACCTGTTTTATTTTCTCGAATTTTAGATTTGAACGACACACAATCTGGCGTAGTTTCTATCATTTTTAAATATTGTGATGACAACAGTTTGCCATTATTGGATTTAAAAGACTTTAAAAAAGTACTACAATACGCAACGGAAGATGGCAAAGAAGAATTTGAAGCCGAATACGGAAGAATTTCAACTAGTTCAACAGGTTCGATTTTGAGAAAAATCATCGAATTAGAACAACAAGGTGCCGAATTATTCTTTGGTGAAAAGTCATTCGATATTCAAGATTTAATGCGGGTTGACGAAAACGGAAATGGTTATATCAACATCATGCGTTTGACCGATATTCAAGACAAACCAAAATTATTTTCGACATTTATGTTGAGTTTGTTAGCCGAAATCTACAATACTATGCCAGAACAAGGTGACGCAGGACAACCAGAATTAGTCATCTTTATTGATGAAGCCCATTTGATTTTTGACGAAGCCAGCAAGGCGTTATTAAATCAAATTGAAACGATTGTGAAATTGATTCGTTCTAAAGGAATTGGGGTTTATTTTATTACGCAAAATCCGATGGATGTTCCAACTGGAGTTTTGGCACAATTAGGTTTAAAAATTCAGCATGCGTTAAGAGCTTTTACGGCAAATGATAGAAAAGCGATTAAAATGACAGCAGAAAATTATCCAGATACTGATTTTTATGAAACCGATGAAGTACTTACTTCGTTGGGAATTGGAGAAGCGTTTGTAACAGCTTTAAGCGAAAAAGGAACACCAACGCCATTAGTGGCTACAATGATGCGAGCGCCAATGAGTAGAATGGATGTTTTAACTGATGATGAAATTGAAGATAGTATTGCAAAATCGAAATTAGCAAAAAAATATAACGAAATAGTTGACAGAGATAGTGCTTACGAATTATTAAACAAAAAAATTGCCGAAGCTCAAGAAGTCGCAGCCGAACAAGAAGCTGAAAAACCAACCCGTAAAACAAAAGAAGAACCAAGTACAGCTGAAGTAATTGGAAAATCTGTTACTAAAGTGGTTACAAGTGCGAGTTTTATTCGCGGTGCATTTGGTTTATTAATGAAGATGTTTAAAAGGTAA